One genomic segment of Balaenoptera musculus isolate JJ_BM4_2016_0621 chromosome 11, mBalMus1.pri.v3, whole genome shotgun sequence includes these proteins:
- the LOC118903580 gene encoding LOW QUALITY PROTEIN: steroid 21-hydroxylase (The sequence of the model RefSeq protein was modified relative to this genomic sequence to represent the inferred CDS: deleted 3 bases in 3 codons), with protein sequence MVPAGLLLLLLLPLLVGTRLLWGQWKLRSLHLPPLVPGFLHLLQPNLPMYLLSLAQKLGPIYRLRLGLQDVVVLNSKRTIEEALIRKWVDFAGRPQIPSYRLVSQHCQDISVGDYSLLWKAHKKLTRSALLLGVRGSMEPRVEQLTQEFCERMKAQAGAPVTIQKEFSLLTCSIICYLTFGDKEDTLVHAFHDCVQDLMKTWDHWSIQILDMVPFLRFLPNPGLWRLKQAMENRDHIVEKQLRQHKESMVAGQWRDMTDYMLQGMGKQRLEEGPGQLLEGHVHMSVVDLFIGGTETTANTLSWAVAFLLHHPEIQRRLQEELDRELGPGASGSRVPYKDRARLPLLNATIAEVLRLRPIVPLALPHRATRASSIFGYDIPEGMVVIPNLQGAHLDETVWERPHEFRPDRFLDPGANPQRAGLGCGARVCLGEPLARLELFVVLGQLLQAFTLLSPAGALPSLQPHPYCGVNLKIQPFQVRLQPRGAEAGAWASASDQ encoded by the exons ATGGTACCCGCGgggctgctactgctgctgctgctgcccctgcTAGTCGGCACGCGCCTGCTGTGGGGCCAGTGGAAGCTCAGGagcctccacctcccacctcttGTCCCCGGCTTCCTGCACCTGCTGCAGCCCAACCTCCCCATGTATCTGCTTAGCCTGGCTCAGAAACTCGGGCCCATCTACAGGCTCCGCCTCGGCCTGCAAG atgtggtggtgctgaactccAAGAGGACCATTGAGGAGGCCCTGATCAGGAAGTGGGTGGACTTTGCCGGCAGACCCCAGATACCGTCCT ACCGGCTGGTGTCTCAGCACTGCCAGGACATCTCAGTAGGGGACTACTCCCTGCTCTGGAAGGCCCACAAGAAACTCACGCGCTCGGCCCTGCTGCTGGGCGTCCGCGGCTCCATGGAGCCCCGGGTGGAGCAGCTGACCCAGGAGTTCTGTGAG CGCATGAAAGCCCAGGCTGGTGCCCCCGTGACCATCCAGAAGGAATTCTCTCTCCTCACCTGCAGCATCATCTGTTACCTCACCTTTGGAGACAAG GAGGACACCTTAGTACACGCCTTTCACGACTGTGTCCAGGACTTGATGAAAACCTGGGACCACTGGTCCATCCAAATTTTGGACATGGTTCCCTTTCTCAGG TTCCTCCCCAACCCCGGGCTCTGGAGGCTGAAGCAGGCCATGGAGAACAGGGACCACATTGTAGAGAAGCAGCTGAGGCAGCACAAG gaGAGCATGGTGGCCGGCCAGTGGAGGGACATGACAGACTACATGCTCCAGGGGATGGGGAAGCAAAGATTGGAAGAGGGCCCCGGACAGCTCCTTGAAGGGCACGTGCATATGTCTGTGGTGGACCTTTTCATCGGTGGCACTGAGACCACGGCAAACACCCTTTCCTGGGCTGTGGCGTTCCTGCTTCACCACCCTGAG ATTCAGCGGCGACTGCAGGAGGAGTTGGATCGCGAGCTGGGCCCCGGAGCCTCGGGCTCCCGAGTCCCATACAAGGACCGCGCTCGGCTGCCCTTGCTCAACGCCACCATCGCTGAGGTGCTGCGCCTGCGGCCCATCGTGCCCCTGGCCTTGCCGCACCGCGCCACGCGGGCGAGCAG CATCTTCGGCTACGACATCCCCGAGGGCATGGTTGTCATCCCCAACCTCCAAGGTGCCCACCTGGACGAGACTGTGTGGGAGCGGCCGCACGAGTTCCGGCCCG ACCGCTTCCTGGACCCGGGCGCGAACCCCCAGCGCGCTGGCCTTGGCTGCGGGGCGCGC GTGTGCCTGGGCGAGCCGCTG GCGCGCCTCGAGCTCTTCGTGGTGCTGGGGCAACTGCTGCAGGCCTTCACGCTGCTGTCACCCGCGGGCGCCCTGCCCTCGCTGCAGCCCCATCCCTACTGCGGCGTCAACCTCAAGATTCAGCCTTTCCAGGTGCGGCTGCAGCCCCGG GGAGCGGAGGCCGGGGCGTGGGCGAGCGCCAGTGACCAGTGA